Within the Phaseolus vulgaris cultivar G19833 chromosome 9, P. vulgaris v2.0, whole genome shotgun sequence genome, the region TCTATCTTGGTCTTTTATCATGTCTCAATTCAAGCACTCATAATGAAGGGAAGGGGAAAATAATATCCTCTTATTTGTTTAGGTCTAGGAAGCCCCAATAAATAATAGGATATGGATATGAGGATGCAAGGATTTCTAATAAATCAATATATGTTAATGTTAATAACAATTACGTATATTTAGCACATATAAACAATATTTGTGAAGAGACATTTATATCATCAGCAGTTGCTCTTTAATTCATAAAGATATAATAGTCAATAGATGATTACAGTTTACAAAGAAGATATCTGTGGTCAATGTCTTTTTAGGTGGGTTATGTGTTTGTCAATGCTTTTTAATAACATAACATGGTGATAATGATGTCTTTTGTTTCCTCTTTTTTGTGATGCAGGGTGGATGTGGTGGTTTTTGTAATATGGGAACTTATTATTTTAGCCTTCTTGGTATTTTCCGTAGTCTCTCTGTACTTCAAGCACATCCGACTTGCTTTTATTTTAGTCTGCATCACAGTCCTATTGCTTCTATGCATGAAAATTACAAAGCAAGTAAGACTCGCAAGGAAAAAGAAACGAAGGATGCTTCTTCCATTGTCAATGTAAAACGACATCAAGTCTTGACCTTTGGCATATTCCCATTCTCGTACATCCTTACTGGCTAAGGTCTTGGCCGTTCTTGACCCATCTCCATTGGTCCCGCATCTCATTCATCACTGGATTGTGTATCATCTGATTCCACCTATAGCAAGTTGACTAAAGTATATAATTGATGTTTTCACATCAACACAATCTTATCCAATTGGTTGATCTCTAGATCAATGTTGGAGGCAGTGTGGCTTAGTAATGCTAGGATCTTGTCGCAATCTATATATTTGGCATATCTTTTTGCTGTTTGTTTCTGTATACATGGTGCAACTGCTGCAAGTTACTATTGAGTTTTTGACCCCTTGACGTTGAAAGTTCAAATTCCATCAGATGAGTTATTGTATAATGACGACATATGTGCGAGATAGGTTTGGCTCTGTGATATTGTGCACAAGGTGATTAAATGGTAGATGCGAAGTGTTGCTAGCTTTTGAAGACAATTTCTGTGGTTTTGGCCTTGTATGGAGGATGTAACCCTTGTTAACTTCACTTTGGAAGTTGATGTGAAAATATTTCCTTATCTGACTTAATACCTggcaaatttgttattttaaatggAATACTTATGGGTAGATTCGCatatcaactttttttttcttttccgaATCATTCCGCAAAGGCATTTTATTTCCAGATATTTTACATCAAATTGACCCATTTAATTGACGATATCGCCCAATTTGAAGAGGATGCCTTGTGACCCTAGAGCCACAAGTCAAGCATTTTTTCGAGTTCATCATTGAATTGATAGGAGTGTCCTCCTCGACTGTGTGATCTGCATGCTTGTCCATGAAACCCCTTGCAAATACTCGCTAATAAGCTTCCAATGTTTTGATTGACAATAATATAACAGTATCTTATTTCTACTGCGGATTGAAGAAATGGATCTCCATGCCCTGTGCTACTATGCCCCAAATGGCCCCTATGACTACCAGTACAGTCAGAATCATCCCAATAACTCCTAGTGTCCAGTTCAGGTACCAGTTTGTGCTACATTTCTGTGGTTTCTTAATCTGTATCCACATCAAACAGGGATAAGCTAAGGTTATTGGTAGAGCAACACCTCCAATCAGACCTGCCAAACTCGGTAAGAATGGTAACGCTACAGCAATAAAAAATGCTAGGCACCCAAAGAGTCCCCTGAAGACCATCCGTAGCCATCGCGGGCAAGGTCTGTTCTTCTTGCTAGTGTATTTAAATTCCAGATTGTCAAACACTGGCATTGCATAGATTTGGAAGGAACTGAGGCTGTTTATAACAACTAACAAGCTTGTCAAACCGATGACGAATTTTGACGTATCATGTTCGTGGTATTTGTGCAAAGCACCTAACATCCCTCCGTTAGTAGGTATCTGGCATCAAATAGCGTCAATGGTCAATCGCAAGTGAATGAATAATAATGAGAAACTTAAGCTATTGCGTTTTACGAACATCACTCACTAAATTTCCATAGGCCCAATAACCTCCAATGGCAAGGGGGAACAAACACAAGGCGATCACTATGTAAGCAAACATAACACCTCTCCACATGGCCAAGCGTGAAGGTTGCTTAGCGTCCGAAGGCATGGTCCCCTACAAAAGTGAATTAGGGGACACAAGTAAGCAATAATAAACGCTTTTAAGTGTCCACACAAAAACAAAATGTACAAGGATGCACGCACAAAGATAGTACCTGAATTTCTAGCACAAGATTGTGACCGCGGAAAGCAAAGGCAATGATGCCTAGTGCATTCCACGCCCTAAAAACCATGCTAGTGTCTGATTGTCCCCTTGGTGGCTCATACGATACATCACCAACTCTACCTTGGACCACAGATAGTATACATATGAGAGCACAGTAACCTACGGCAGTGATGGCTCCAATGAGGGAAACCCCTGCAATTGAATTCAGGTTTGGTAACTGTGCAAGCAAAATGGCTGTGCATGTAAACACCAAATACCACTCAATGGTTGAGAGGGGGCATGGCGCTCCATGTACCATCTGAAAGAATATCTTCATTGTGCTCGCACCG harbors:
- the LOC137823186 gene encoding lysine histidine transporter-like 8 — its product is MMEEVVEIKVSSKLRETQRSESISTPPLDGVPKTPKSPFSSRFMSTPLASPMKKAIENMHGYLGEVGRFTKLDPQDDWLPITQSRNGNAYYAAFHVLSSGIGFQALLLPLAFTTLGWTWGITCLCVAFTWQLYTLWLLIQLHESDSGVRHSRYLRLAMTAFGVKMGKVLALFPIMYLSGGTCVTLIMIGASTMKIFFQMVHGAPCPLSTIEWYLVFTCTAILLAQLPNLNSIAGVSLIGAITAVGYCALICILSVVQGRVGDVSYEPPRGQSDTSMVFRAWNALGIIAFAFRGHNLVLEIQGTMPSDAKQPSRLAMWRGVMFAYIVIALCLFPLAIGGYWAYGNLIPTNGGMLGALHKYHEHDTSKFVIGLTSLLVVINSLSSFQIYAMPVFDNLEFKYTSKKNRPCPRWLRMVFRGLFGCLAFFIAVALPFLPSLAGLIGGVALPITLAYPCLMWIQIKKPQKCSTNWYLNWTLGVIGMILTVLVVIGAIWGIVAQGMEIHFFNPQ
- the LOC137823187 gene encoding uncharacterized protein, which produces MITRSNLAEQLREYQIRSKHDWASVSFFSSTSPNITTSRVDVVVFVIWELIILAFLVFSVVSLYFKHIRLAFILVCITVLLLLCMKITKQVRLARKKKRRMLLPLSM